In Lodderomyces elongisporus chromosome 1, complete sequence, a genomic segment contains:
- the CDC4_3 gene encoding SCF ubiquitin ligase complex subunit cdc4 encodes MSAFDYPLQNEEARFDYKLVNQNGKLSEVSLNKKTRMLTLFDSKQQTDECRKVAISVPTQDDEEEINAKLEQGSLQKASRKRIAGDLDDTQMEHLAPYDDMISSDTDSVVQASATSSVSNHVGASLPQRNVLHPIQTICTCTACLRAHIDAGENSSNPLKSSANSTTASTNTANTTNQVSTETLTAPASLSSSSSSSSSSSTTTTTSSSSGISQSYHAPNTQGSARSAVSTPGLVNRDHVRKARTPTQVNSPTHTPESESEEDHFQQLPLPSPSASPIQSDSEGDVAGGAVVVSSATSTGTGMKKSPRTQSKKLNWISLRVTCRWFSARKSNQNYLIFKLLQRTNRSTLSTFNGLIHNSLRRDLIGNLPFEIAMKVLSYLDYKTLLSLGQVCKKWFQIINNADIWTNLLKKDKLITSDAIIKYELNFKDQLMQEWCTMPYDINAVQVLYKKRKMIVNRWLDPNFQPKRISVTGHGNKVVTCLQHDEEKIVTGPTVIGEDSNGKEIVFPEYPLLVTGSRDHNIHVWRLPILSDDDNDANDKLDEPPFEGGELIIRT; translated from the exons ATGTCTGCTTTTGACTACCCGTTACAAAATGAGGAGGCACGATTTGATTATAAGTTAGTCAATCAGAATGGGAAGCTTTCTGAAGTATCCCTCAACAAAAAGACCCGAATGCTCACATTGTTTGattcaaaacaacaaactgACGAATGTCGCAAAGTAGCAATATCAGTTCCAACACAGGACGATGAAGAGGAGATTAATGCGAAATTGGAACAAGGCTCTTTACAAAAGGCCAGTCGCAAACGGATTGCGGGCGATCTTGACGATACTCAAATGGAGCATCTTGCTCCATATGATGATATGATCTCTTCTGATACGGATTCTGTAGTGCAAGCATCAGCCACATCGTCAGTTTCGAATCATGTTGGTG CCTCCCTCCCACAAAGAAACGTCTTACATCCAATTCAGACCATTTGCACATGCACGGCGTGCCTACGAGCCCATATCGATGCTGGGGAAAATTCGCTGAATCCGTTAAAATCGTCCGCAAACTCCACTACAGCGCTGACCAACACTGCCAATACTACCAACCAGGTATCAACAGAAACACTAACAGCGCCAGCATCGttatcctcttcttcttcttcttcttcttcttcttcaacaacaacaacaacatcatcatcatcgggTATCTCGCAAAGCTATCATGCACCAAATACACAAGGCTCAGCTAGATCCGCAGTTAGCACGCCTGGATTGGTAAACCGGGATCATGTACGTAAGGCTCGAACACCAACTCAGGTCAATTCCCCAACTCATACCCCTGAACTGGAAAGCGAAGAAGACCATTTTCAGCAACTTCCTCTTCCATCGCCTAGTGCGTCTCCCATTCAGCTGGACTCTGAAGGAGATGTTGCTGGTGGAGCAGTAGTGGTGTCTTCTGCAACGAGTACAGGAACGGGAATGAAAAAGAGTCCTCGCAcacaatcaaaaaaactCAACTGGATATCATTGAGAGTCACATGTCGGTGGTTCCTGGCACGCA AGTCGAATCAAAACTATTTAATCTTTAAATTGCtacaaagaacaaaccGATCCACGTTGAGCACTTTCAATGGTCTTATTCATAACAGTTTAAGGAGAGATTTAATTGGTAATTTGCCATTTGAGATTGCCATGAAAGTCTTGTCTTATTTGGATTACAAAACTCTTTTGTCATTGGGTCAAGTGTGTAAGAAATGGTttcaaatcatcaataatgcCGATATTTGGACTAATTTGCTTAAAAAAGATAAGTTGATTACAAGCGATGCAATTATAAAGTACGAACTTAATTTTAAGGATCAGTTGATGCAAGAATGGTGCACCATGCCATACGATATCAATGCGGTGCAGGTATTGTACAAGAAGCGCAAAATGATTGTTAACCGATGGCTTGACCCTAACTTCCAACCCAAGCGGATTAGTGTTACTGGCCATGGAAATAAGGTTGTTACTTGTTTGCAGCACGATGAAGAGAAGATTGTTACAGGA CCAACCGTTATTGGCGAGGACTCCAATGGTAAAgaaattgtttttccaGAGTATCCACTCTTGGTTACTGGATCTCGTGATCATAATATACATGTTTGGCGGCTACCAATTTTGAGCGacgatgataatgatgccAACGACAAATTGGACGAACCTCCATTTGAAGGTGGGGAATTGATAATCCGTACTTGA
- the CDC60_1 gene encoding cytosolic leucyl tRNA synthetase: MLLLRDCGKIMFGERYTIYSEKDGQACLDHDRSSGEGVTPQEYVGIKIKVDEFAPEAKKPETMYGQTTCFVSPKIDYGIFDAGNGDFYITTERAFKNMSFQNLTPKRGYYKPVVTINTVKPNKGTGVVTCVPSGSPDDFVTTRDLANKPEYYVSEFLVNELKIQSPKDALKLAEAKELAYKEDFYNGTMIIGKYSVKVKADLIASGEAFVYSEPENQVISRSGDDCCVSLEDQWYIDYGEEVWMGQALDCLKDMETFAKETRHGFEGVLAWMKNWAVTRKFGLGTKLPWDDQYLVESLSDSTIYMAYYTIDRFLHSDYYGQVPGKFNIKPELMTDEVFDYIFTRRDEVETEIPMEQLKEMRREFEYFYPLDVRVSGKDLIPNHLTFFIYTHVALFPKRLWPKGVRANGHLMLNNAKMAKSTGNFMTLEQIVEKFGADASRIAMADAGDTVEDANFDEANANAAILRLTTLKDWCEEELKNQNLRTVNILLSNYKQALKFGLFDFQIARDFYRESVNSSSIGMHKDLVLKYIEYQALLLAPIAPHFAEYLYKDVLKKEGSVQTAAFPKPSKPVSKATLDSLDYVRNVSRSIREVEGLGLKKKKGKSDFNAGDSVKLTILVSNTFPDWQESYIDLVRELFEAQKLSDNNLIKEKVGKDMKRGMPFINQLKYRLNTEDPETVFNRKLTFNEVDVLNKVVKLLENAPFSVKVKDMEIISFDNGSTNGKNVLTGEDVEVEIKGKVKEAAIPGEPGILLKKID; this comes from the exons ATGCTTTT ATTGAGAGATTGTGGGAAAATCATGTTTGGTGAGAGATACACGATCTACTCTGAGAAAGATGGCCAAGCATGTTTGGACCACGATAGACTGTCTGGTGAAGGTGTGACTCCACAAGAATATGTAGGTATCAAAATCAAGGTTGACGAGTTTGCTCCAGAGGCTAAGAA GCCTGAGACCATGTATGGTCAAACCACTTGTTTCGTTAGTCCAAAGATAGATTATGGTATCTTTGATGCAGGAAATGGTGATTTCTATATTACTACTGAACGTGCTTTCAAAAACATGTCCTTCCAAAACTTGACACCAAAACGAGGCTACTACAAACCAGTTGTTACAATCAAT ACAGTTAAACCTAATAAAGGTACTGGTGTAGTCACTTGTGTTCCATCGGGTTCCCCAGATGATTTTGTCACAACAAGGGATCTTGCAAACAAACCAGAGTATTATG TCAGCGAGTTTTTGGTCAATGAGCTCAAGATCCAGTCTCCAAAGGATGCATTGAAATTAGCTGAGGCCAAAGAGTTGGCTTATAAGGAAGATTTCTACAATGGTACGATGATTATCGGTAAATATTCAGTAAAAGTGAAGGCTGACTTGATCGCATCTGGCGAAGCATTTGTTTATAGTGAACCAGAAAATCAAGTCATTTCTAGATCTGGTGACGAttgttgtgtttctttAGAAGACCAGTGGTACATTGATTATGGTGAAGAGGTATGGATGGGTCAAGCACTCGATTGTCTTAAAGATATGGAGACTTTCGCCAAGGAAACTAGACACGGTTTTGAAGGTGTTCTTGCATGGATGAAGAACTGGGCTGTGACTAGAAAGTTTGGTTTGGGTACCAAGTTACCATGGGATGACCAATACTTGGTTGAGTCATTGTCTGACTCGACGATTTACATGGCCTACTATACAATTGATAGATTCTTGCATTCCGACTATTACGGTCAAGTGCCAGGTAAGTTCAACATTAAACCTGAGTTGATGACTGATGAAGTTTTTGATTATATTTTCACCCGTCGTGACGAAGTTGAGACCGAGATTCCAATGgaacaattgaaagaaatgaGAAGAGAATTTGAGTATTTTTACCCATTGGATGTAAGAGTATCAGGAAAGGATTTGATTCCTAACCATTTGACATTCTTCATCTACACACACGTTGCCTTGTTCCCCAAGAGATTATGGCCCAAAGGTGTTAGAGCCAACGGTCATTTGATGTTGAATAACGCCAAGATGGCAAAGTCTACTGGTAACTTTATGACCTTGGaacaaattgttgaaaagtttGGTGCTGACGCGTCAAGAATAGCAATGGCTGATGCTGGTGACACTGTTGAAGATGCCAACTTTGACGAAGCTAATGCCAATGCAGCCATTTTGAGATTGACTACCCTTAAGGACTGGTGTGAAGAGGAGTTGAAGAATCAAAACTTGAGAACAG TCAATATACTTTTGAGTAATTACAAACAAGCATTGAAGTTTGGTTTGTTTGACTTCCAAATTGCAAGAGACTTTTACAGAGAATCTGTCAACTCTTCCTCGATCGGTATGCACAAGGACTTGGTTCTCAAGTATATTGAGTACCAAGCTTTATTGTTAGCACCTATTGCTCCTCACTTTGCTGAGTACCTTTACAAAgatgttttgaaaaaagagggTAGTGTACAAACCGCTGCATTCCCCAAGCCATCCAAACCAGTGTCTAAAGCAACTTTGGATTCATTGGACTATGTGAGAAATGTCTCGAGGTCAATTCGTGAAGTTGAAGGATTGGGtctcaagaagaagaaaggtaAGTCGGACTTCAACGCGGGTGACTCTGTCAAGTTGACTATCTTGGTCTCCAATACATTCCCAGACTGGCAAGAGTCATATATCGATTTGGTGCGTGAGTTGTTTGAAGCACAGAAATTATCCGACAACAACCTCATCAAGGAGAAAGTTGGAAAAGATATGAAGAGAGGAATGCCATTCATCAATCAATTGAAATATAGATTGAACACCGAGGACCCCGAGACCGTGTTCAACAGAAAACTTACATTCAACGAAGTTGATGTCTTAAACAAAGTTGTCAAGCTTCTAGAAAACGCACCATTTTCAGTTAAAGTCAAGGACATGGAAATCATTTCATTCGATAATGGTTCTACAAATGGAAAGAATGTTTTGACAGGTGAGGATGTGGAAGTTGAAATAAAGGGTAAAGTCAAGGAGGCTGCTATCCCAGGTGAACCAGGAattttattgaaaaagattgatTAG
- the PRP24 gene encoding Splicing factor, translating into MSTLQALVDEFDKLRLENPYDSGVYDKVLGALAAFPEENAHAVDKVYHSKIKQFRLTQSELNHWLSTIRSIGDIEERYSLEYEFYNSVIDDYTVVPILQSFLALARHLLNSEEISENDYRAALSKALSVCSYDFEKGNNVWRIVLDHFEQVFVSSRKDGDLQILIKLHHKRLSYPHAEIEKSFQELSNFISNYAREQYEEQMSLANEIYKNSLARMKYYEEYERQIQNNPGESSVWINYMEGVYKHQRENLNAVLAIFERSIQSDVAYLSKWQEVWLSFIDILYTANDSKLLNTILSKFVRSFPNSCHTYCESIRNCDLSTKDGQKKLEVLSQRISAIDLKNNSAYKEWKLVAEATLHTKFQALLQSTALIELHDFMNEVSSFFDFALNSNDHGHHGVEKLAISICIKLGKDIKAIEFLEKLYKKFASEASVWLYAVKVSTDVGREHEYVRQLFKTALQTDSLDDSQRVIDEWLLFEELNGDMASYNEALVTCRKIQCFGKGVMTFSAEFTRSREEYTVEVRNLPLNATEDDVKSLFHDCGEIKELTIVDVQGDRHALVEFTNELQVFSALTRGHKRLGNNDLIIAQAQKSLVQSEVRKMFESVGPLVSCRFPSQIKNKIRRFCYIQFLNANDASRCVAIYNGQKYWDENLKRELAWEVKFSRPQERKTRSVPISERKIRITNIAFSITEDELKNEFSSCGEVESVVLPRAVFDTKNKRMKQNGGIAIIAFRDARSVETALEKDGMELKGRPINVAKQQINLTPADFNPLRSIGLVGVSSTLNNFQIKNVLEQAAGAVSKVLLLPEHEAALIEFSSVNDSGKVALSGNSLIIEGNEITIGTKEDILSLIGNTKTTNQSVESDQRPLMPTSIKRRRV; encoded by the exons ATGAGCACTTTGCAAGCATTGGTTGATGAATTTGACAAACTACGATTAGAGAATCCATATGATAGTGGGGTATACGATAAAGTATTGGGTGCACTAGCAGCGTTTCCAGAAGAAAATGCACATGCTGTAGACAAGGTGTATCACagcaaaattaaacaatttAGATTGACCCAATCTGAACTCAACCACTGGCTTTCAACTATAAGATCAATTGGCGATATTGAGGAAAGATACAGTTTGGAATATGAATTTTATAACAGTGTTATTGATGACTATACTGTTGTTCCCATCTTGCAATCTTTCCTTGCGTTGGCCAGACATCTACTCAATAGCGAAGAGATTCTGGAAAATGACTATCGTGCAGCATTATCCAAGGCACTTTCAGTGTGCTCGTATGATTTCGAAAAGGGAAACAATGTTTGGAGAATTGTACTTGACCATTTTGAACAAGTATTTGTGCTGTCAAGAAAAGATGGTGATTTGCAAATACTCATTAAATTGCATCACAAGAGGCTCAGTTACCCACATgcagaaatagaaaagtcCTTCCAAGAGCTCTCCAACTTTATAAGCAACTATGCACGCGAACAGTATGAAGAACAAATGAGTCTCGCAAATGAGATTTACAAAAACTCGCTAGCGCGAATGAAGTACTACGAAGAATACGAAAGGCAGATACAAAATAATCCTGGAGAAAGTTCTGTATGGATTAATTATATGGAGGGCGTTTATAAACACCAAAGGGAAAATTTGAATGCTGTTTTGGCAATCTTTGAACGTTCAATCCAAAGCGATGTTGCATACCTTTCCAAATGGCAAGAAGTCTGGTTAAGCTTTATTGATATCTTGTATACCGCAAATGATTCAAAGCTTCTCAACACCATATTGTCGAAATTCGTCCGTTCTTTCCCCAACTCGTGTCATACCTATTGCGAAAGCATCCGTAATTGTGATTTGTCAACTAAAGATGGTCAAAAAAAGCTTGAAGTTTTGTCACAACGAATATCTGCCATTGACTTGAAAAATAACTCAGCCTATAAGGAATGGAAACTAGTGGCTGAAGCTACACTTCACACAAAATTTCAAGCGCTTCTACAGTCTACTGCTCTCATTGAGTTACATGACTTTATGAATGAagtctcttctttttttgattttgccTTGAACAGCAATGATCATGGTCATCACGGTGTAGAGAAATTGGCAATTTCAATATGCATAAAGCTTGGCAAAGATATAAAAGCAATTGAGTTTcttgaaaaattgtataAAAAATTTGCAAGTGAAGCTAGTGTTTGGTTGTATGCAGTGAAAGTGTCTACTGATGTCGGAAGGGAACACGAATATGTTAGACAATTATTTAAAACGGCTTTACAAACAGATTCTTTGGATGATCTGCAAAGGGTTATCGATGAATGGTTGCTTTTTGAAGAACTAAATGGCGATATGGCTTCTTACAACGAGGCATTGGTGACGTGTAGAAAAA TCCAATGCTTCGGAAAAGGAGTCATGACATTTTCTGCTGAATTTACTAGGTCCCGGGAAGAATATACAGTTGAGGTTAGAAATTTGCCTTTAAATGCCACAGAGGATGATGTGAAAAGTCTTTTCCATGATTGTGGAGAAATAAAGGAGTTGACTATTGTGGATGTCCAAGGTGATCGACATGCTTTGGTTGAATTCACAAATGAATTACAAGTGTTTCTGGCATTAACCAGGGGCCATAAACGTCTTGGAAACAATGATCTAATTATTGCACAAGCACAAAAGAGCTTGGT CCAATCTGAGGTTCGCAAAAtgtttgagctggtagGTCCACTTGTTAGTTGCAGATTTCCATCGCAAATCAAGAATAAGATTAGACGCTTTTGTTATATCCAGTTCCTCAATGCCAACGATGCTCTGCGATGTGTTGCGATCTATAACGGTCAAAAGTATTGGGATGAAAATTTGAAGCGTGAGTTGGCGTGGGAGGTTAAATTTTCACGGCCACAGGAACGCAAAACGCGTTCGGTTCCTATATCTGAGCGAAAAATCCGCATAACGAATATAGCGTTTTCTATTACCGAagatgaattgaaaaatgaattttCGAGTTGCGGAGAAGTGGAGCTGGTGGTTTTACCGCGTGCAGTATTTGATACCAAAAATAAACGGATGAAACAAAATGGTGGGATTGCCATTATTGCATTTCGTGATGCTCGAAGTGTCGAAACTGCTTTAGAAAAAGATGGAATGGAATTGAAAGGTAGACCTATTaatgttgcaaaacaacaaatcaaTCTTACACCGGCCGATTTCAATCCGCTTCGTTCCATCGGTTTGGTTGGTGTTAGTTCGACTTTAAATAATTTCCAGATAAAAAACGTACTTGAACAAGCAGCCGGTGCAGTTTCAAAGGTACTCTTGTTGCCAGAGCACGAGGCTGCTTTGATAGAGTTTAGCTCAGTGAATGATTCTGGTAAGGTTGCTTTGAGTGGGAACTCGTTAATCATTGAAGGCAACGAGATCACGATtggaacaaaagaagatatTCTCAGTCTCATTGGTAACACCAAAACTACAAACCAACTGGTCGAAAGTGATCAACGTCCTCTAATGCCGACCTCAATCAAGCGTAGAAGAGTATAA
- the RPC19 gene encoding RNA polymerase subunit AC19: MSQEDTHMQDANHAANAVSPSPSEEEIIYDADKIRILPGSSEDGTSASFQILDEDHTLGNALRYMIMKNPEVEFCGYSIPHPSENKLNVRIQTYGNISAVEALHQGLDNLSELCDVVEEKFEEKLKEGNYSREEV, translated from the coding sequence ATGTCACAAGAAGATACACACATGCAAGATGCTAACCATGCTGCCAATGCAGTGTCACCTTCCCCATCGGAAGAAGAAATCATCTATGATGCAGATAAGATCAGGATTCTCCCAGGTTCGCTGGAAGATGGCACTTCGGCctcttttcaaatattaGATGAAGATCACACTTTGGGTAATGCTCTACGCTACATGATCATGAAGAACCCTGAAGTGGAGTTTTGTGGGTACAGTATACCTCATCCAAGTGAGAACAAGTTGAATGTGAGAATACAAACATATGGTAATATTTCTGCAGTAGAGGCGTTGCACCAGGGATTAGATAACTTGAGTGAATTGTGCGATGTTGTGGAAGAGAAATTTgaagagaaattgaaagaaggTAATTACAGTAGAGAGGAGGTGTAA
- the CDC60_2 gene encoding cytosolic leucyl tRNA synthetase: MKKRYQNTFATMAYPYMNGVLHAGHAFTLSKVEFATGFERMNGKRALFPLGFHCTGMPIKAAADKIKREVEMFGEDFSGAPTEENEQEPAADAGASGKDQKAEKKRGYVKVYFQKVQGCCQDW; encoded by the exons atga AGAAAAGGTACCAAAATACTTTTGCCACTATGGCATACCCATACATGAACGGTGTTTTGCACGCTGGTCATGCCTTCACATTATCCAAGGTTGAATTTGCTACTGGTTTTGAAAGAATGAATGGTAAGAGAGCTCTTTTCCCATTGGGTTTCCACTGTACTGGTATGCCCATCAAAGCTGCTGCTGATAAAATCAAGAGAGAAGTTGAGATGTTTGGAGAAGACTTTTCTGGTGCACCAACCgaagaaaatgaacaaGAACCAGCAGCAGATGCAGGAGCCTCGGGAAAAGACcaaaaagcagaaaaaaagagaggatATGTCAAAGTTTACTTCCAAAAAGTCCAAGGCTGCTGCCAAGACTGGTAG
- the CDC4_1 gene encoding SCF ubiquitin ligase complex subunit cdc4 has product MVIGHQDRVYSTAMDFKRKICFSGSMDSTINIWNFETGELLKILEGHSSLVGLLALVDDVLVSAAADATLRIWDPVTGELRSKLKGHAAAITCFEHDGLKVVSGSEKMLKLWDVEKGAFARDLLNDVTGGIWQVRIDYKRCVAAVQRFNSDDEGETFIEILDFSEPPKF; this is encoded by the exons ATGGTAATT GGGCATCAAGATCGGGTTTATTCGACTGCAATGGACTTTAAGCGAaagatttgtttttctggGTCGATGGACTCTACAATAAACATATGGAATTTTGAAACTGGTGAATTGCTAAAAATACTTGAAGGACACTCTTCGCTCGTCGGGTTATTAGCTCTAGTTGATGATGTGCTCGTCTCGGCAGCAGCGGATGCAACATTAAGGATCTGGGATCCAGTTACGGGAGAATTGCGGAGCAAATTGAAAGGCCATGCAGCTGCAATTACATGTTTTGAACATGATGGCTTAAAAGTTGTTAGTGGAAGCGAGAAGATGTTAAAATTGTGGGACGTCGAAAAGGGTGCGTTTGCAAGGGACTTGTTGAATGACGTCACCGGAGGTATATGGCAGGTGAGAATTGATTATAAAAGATGTGTTGCAGCTGTGCAACGGTTCAACAGTGATGATGAGGGAGAGACATTCATTGAAATTTTGGATTTCAGTGAACCTccaaagttttga